The window TCAAAGCATTCCAAAATTCAGATGAATTTGAAACCAAGGTATGTGTAACGGCACAACACCGTGAAATGTTGGACCAGGTTTTGGACTTTTTTGAGATAACTCCCGATTTTGATCTTGATTTAATGAAACCGGGACAAAACTTGTATGGTTTGACCGCAGCCATAATAACCAATATGCAGTCGGTTTTGGAATCCTATAAACCGGATTTTGTCTATGTACATGGAGATACCACCACCACTATGGGGTCGAGTATCGCAGGTTTTTATTCAGGGGCAAAGGTTTGTCATGTGGAAGCGGGGTTACGAACTTTTAACAAATGGGCACCCTTCCCAGAAGAAATCAATAGAAGGGTAACGGGTCATGTGGCCGATTTCCATTTTGCTCCGACTACGACCTCAAGTCAAAACTTACTGAATGAGGGCGTTGATAAAAAATCAATTTCGATTACCGGAAATACGGTAATCGATGCATTGCACGAAAGTGTGAAGCGGGTAAAAACATTGGACACCAAAGAGCTTAGTGAACTTAAGACAAAGGTTTCCTATGATAAAAAAATCATTTTGGTCACAGGCCATAGACGTGAAAATCATGGCCAGGGCTTTATCAATATTTGTCAAGCATTGAAGGAAATTGCAGAAAAATTTGACGATGTTGAAATAGTTTACCCAGTACACCTAAATCCAAAGGTTCAAAAACCGGTCTACGAATTACTGGGCGATATGGACAATATAAAATTGATCGATCCTTTGGCCTATCCTGAATTTGTTTGGTTAATGGATAAAAGCCATATAGTTATTACCGATAGTGGAGGTGTTCAGGAAGAGGCTCCGAGTTTAGGGAAACCAGTTTTGGTAATGAGGGATACCACCGAAAGGCCCGAAGCCGTTGAGGCAGGAACGGTGATTTTAGTGGGGACCGACAAGGAGAAAATTGTATCACATGCCGTTACTTTATTAACAGATAAAGATCAATATAAAATAATGAGTAAGCTTCACAACCCGTATGGCGATGGTAAAGCTTGTGAGCGTATTGTTGAATTCATGAAAAATCAAGAATAGTGTCAGAAAATAACGTAACCATGATGGGGTTGGGCTATATTGGCCTGCCCACTGCTGCTTTGATTGCAGGTAACGGGACCAAGGTACACGGAGTGGATGTTAATCCAAGGGTAGTGGATACCATTAATAGGGGTGAGGTACATATTGTAGAGCCAGATTTGGACGTAGCCGTTTCAAAAGCTGTATCAGAAGGTTTTCTAAAAGCCAGTCTTGAACCTAAACAAGCGGATACTTACCTTATTGTGGTACCAACACCGTTTAAAGAAAAGAATGAACCCGATATTTCTTATGTTGAAGCTGCGACCAAAGCTATATTACCACTATTAAAGGAGGGTGATTTGTATATCATAGAATCTACTTCCCCAATTGGCACAACTGAAAAAATGAGGGACCTAATTTTTGATCAACGTCCAGAACTTACGGATAAGATTCATATGGCCTATTGTCCAGAGCGCGTATTGCCCGGAAATGTTATGTACGAACTGGTGCACAATGATCGGGTGATTGGAGGTATAGATGCAGAATCAACTGAAAAGGCAGTTGCGTTTTATTCGGCATACGTGAAAGGCGAGTTGCACAAGACCAATGCACGTACTGCAGAAATGTGCAAACTGGTTGAAAATTCATCGCGAGATGTGCAGATCGCTTTCGCGAACGAACTTTCGCTAATATGCGACAAGGCAGATATCAATGTTTGGGAGCTGATAAAATTGGCCAATAAGCACCCTAGGGTGAATATACTACAACCAGGCTGTGGAGTAGGCGGACATTGCATTGCTGTAGACCCTTATTTTATTGTTTCCGATTATCCTATGGAATCCAAAATTATTGGTACCGCAAGGGAAATCAACAACTATAAGTCTTTTTGGTGCGCGGAAAAAGTGCAGAGTGAAAAACTAAAATTTGAACTGGAAAAAGGATATAAGCCCAAAGTTGCCCTTATGGGGCTGGCATTTAAGCCGAATATTGACGATTTACGGGAGTCTCCAGCAAAATATATTGTACAAAAAGTACTTCAAAACGTCAACAACGAAGAATATTTCATCGTTGAACCCAATATAGATTCCCACAATATTTTTAAGTTAACGGATTACAAAACCGCTTTCGAACATGCTGATATTATTGTGTACTTGGTAGCACATAATGAGTTTAAGGAACTACCCAAAAACACAGAGAAGCGTATATTGGATTTTTGCGGGGTTTTAGAAGCGAAATAGACATTACAAACTACAATCATGAACAATGTTTTAATTGTTTTGGCACAATCACTGGAGCAGCCTAGGATAGTTAAAAGGATAAACCAGAAAGCCAAGGAATATAAAAAAGTTCATGTATATGGTTTTACTAGAAATGTTCACTCTGTTCAAAATCATAAAGTCTTAGAGGAGAACGAAAACGTTGAGATTACAGTGGTTGGTCAGTTAAAGAACAACCAATATTTTCAAAGAGCTTCCATTTTTATTAAGTTATTACGACTTATTTATGCAAAATATGGTTTAAGGAAAAAATCGATCTATGTTTTTGGACTGGACCTTAGAGCTTTAAGTTTCCTTATAATCAATTCTGATGTGGATTATGAAATCAGTGACATAGTTTGGTTGTACTCAGGCAAAACTAAAAGAAAGTTGATGAGCTTTTTGGATAGGTTTCTTGCTCGTAGATCACGTAAGGTTGTATTTACGACCAAGAGTTTCTACGAGGGGTATTATAAAAAAAACGTTTCAGAGTCCCAATTGGTGGTCGAAGAAAATAAATTGGAAACCTACAATCGGGTGAGACCTATTGAAAAGATGAAATCCGACAAGCTTCGTATTGCCTACATCGGTGCTTTTAGGTACGCAGAAATAATTAAGGGTTTAACGGAGGTTGTGGCAGCGAATCAAAATATCATTTTAAATTTTTATGGAGCTACCCATGATGGCCCCATTATCCAAGGCATTAAAAAGGCGGTGAACGAAAATTCGAATATTTTTTACCACGGGCCTTTTAAAAACCCGGACGACCTAGAAAGAATTTATGGTGAAAACAACTTGAATTTTGTTGTTTACAACAATACCTTGGAAAATGAAAAAGTGGCAATGCCGAACAAATATTATGAGTCGGGTTTTTTTAATATCCCCATTGTTTGTGCAAATGACACCTATGTAGCCCAAAGGGTGTTGGAAAACAAAATGGGATGGACTATAGATACAGATAAAGAATCGATTTCAGATTTTCTGAATACAATTACCATGTCCGAATTGATGGATTGCCACGAAAGTATAAAGACATTGGATAAACAATATTTTGTAGTATAGTTAAATAATCAAAAGATGTTCAAAGACAAAACATTAATGATCACAGGGGGAACCGGATCTTTTGGAAATGCGGTACTAGATCGTTTTTTACAGACAGATATCGGTGAAATACGCATATTCAGTCGGGATGAAAAAAAGCAAGACGACATGCGTAATAGGCTCAAAAATCCAAAAATCAAGTTCTATATTGGCGATGTAAGGGATTTTAACAGTATCAATCATGCTATGAAAGGTGTGGACTATGTATTCCATGCAGCTGCATTAAAACAAGTCCCTTCATGCGAGTTCTTTCCCATAGAAGCTGCCAAAACCAACGTATTTGGCACACAGAATACCATAGATGCTGCCGTTGCCAATGGAATAAAACGAATTATTTGTTTAAGTACGGATAAGGCTGCATACCCCATTAATGCCATGGGTATAAGTAAGGCATTAATGGAAAAGGTTGCCGTTGCCGCTTCACGTAACATTCCGGGTGATGCCACTAAGGTCTGTTTAACACGCTATGGGAATGTAATGGCCTCACGGGGCTCTGTAATTCCATTGTTTGTAAACCAAATTAAAGGGGGCAATCCAATTACGGTGACAGACCCCAATATGACCCGTTTTTTGATGTCTTTGGAGGATGCGGTGGATTTGGTACTTTTCGCCTTCGAACATGGTAACCAAGGGGATTTATTTGTGAATAAGGCTCCCGCAAGTACCATTGGTGATTTGGCAGATGCCATAAAAGGGATATTTAATGCTGACAATGAAGTAAAGGTTATAGGAACTAGGCATGGTGAAAAATTGTACGAAACCCTTTGTACTCGAGAGGAAATGCAGAAAGCAGAGGATATGGGAGAGTTTTACAGGATTCCAGCGGATAACAGAGATTTGAATTATAGCAGGTATTTTTCTGAAGGGGAAAAGGATATTAGTGCTATTGAAGATTATCATTCGCACAATACCAAGCATTTAAACAACGACGAGTTAAAACGAACATTGCTGAATCTGGATTTTATCAAAGAACAGTTGAATGCAGAATAATCTTGTGATTGCGGGAGATAACTTTCAAGATGAAAGAGGAGAAATGCGTTTTTTTAACACGCTCAATATGAGTGAAATTGTGCGTTTTTACGAAATATTACCAGCAAATCAAGATATGATCAGAGGATGGCAGGGCCATCAGCATGAGAAAAAATGGTTTTATTGCGTATCGGGTAGTTTTATAATAAATATAATCGAAATCAATGATTTTAACAACCTTTCGGACGACTTGACTCCAACAAGAATTGAACTGGATGCATCAAATCCCAAAATCATTGCTGTTCCCGGAGGTTTTGTAACAGGCATAAAGGCATCGTCCAATTATGCTAGACTACAGGTGTTTTCGAACGCTGCTCTCAATAAATCAAAAGATGATGATTTTAGGTTCCCATTGGATCAATGGTCAGCCGAATGGTAAATTAGTAAGATGGAAAAACATAAAATTGGAATTACAGGTCAAGCAGGGTTTATCGGAAACCATCTATATACCACTTTGTCCTTAAGGCAGGATGTGGAATTGGTCAATTTTGAACGTTCCCTTTTTGAAAATATTGAAATGTTATCCAAGTTCGTTTCAGAATGCGATACCATAATCCATTTAGCGGCCATGAACCGGCACGAGGACCCTAAAGTGATCTATAATACCAATCTAAAATTGGTCGATGATTTAATCGCTGCTTGTGAAATATCCAAGGTTACACCACATATTATTTTTTCATCATCGTCACAAGAATTAAAGGACAACCTTTATGGGCAATCAAAAAAGGAGGGCAAAGAGAAGTTTATGGCATGGGCAGCGGAAACAGGAGGAAAGTTATCCTCCTTGACCATACCTAATGTATTTGGCCCGTTCGGGAGACCAAATTATAATTCCGTAGTGGCGACTTTTTGTCATAAGGTGGCAAACAATGAGAAACCGACTATTCTTAATGATGGTGAAGTTGGTTTGATATATATCAATGATCTGGTTCAAGTTTTTATTGACACTATTTTTGGCGACCAATCATCCAAACCCCTAAACAACAACAGTTTTGAAGTTGAAATTGAGCCCAACCATTACATTAAGGTCTCTAGGATATTGGAATTGTTGAACGGTTTTAAATCCAACTATATGGAAAAAGGAGTTTTTCCGAATTTGGAAGACCATTTCGAAAAGTCACTGTTCAACACCTTCAGGTGCTATATCCCAGAATCGCATTACCCCGTAAAATATACCAAACATACTGATCCAAGAGGTAGTTTTGTAGAGATTGCCAGAACCAGGACTTCTGGACAGTTTTCATTTTCCACCACTGTTCCTGGGATAACAAGGGGAAATCATTTTCATACCAGAAAGGCTGAACGCTTTGCTGTGATAAGTGGAAAGGCCAGGATTCAATTGCGCAAAATTGGAACCGATGAAGTCATCAATTATGATTTGGACGGTAAGGAACCTGCCTATGTGGATATGCCTATCTGGCATACCCATAATATAACCAATACAGGGGATGAAGAATTGATCACATTGTTTTGGATCAATGAACCCTATGATCCGGAGGATGCCGATACCTATTTTGAAAATGTTGAATAACAAACCATAAAACATTCATTTTGAAAAAGCTTAAAGTTTTAACCGTCGTCGGAACAAGACCAGAGATTATACGCTTGGCATGCGTTTTAAATGCTTTGGATGCCAACAAAGCCATTGAGCATACATTGGTGCATACAGGACAGAACTACGATTACGAGCTCAACGAAATATTCTTTGAAGATTTTGGTATCCGAAAACCCGATTACTTTTTGGGTGCCGCGGGAAAAAATGCTACCGAAACCGTCGGAAATATTCTAATCAAAATAGATCCGTTATTGGAGAAGATTGATCCGGACGCATTTTTGGTACTAGGGGATACCAACTCTTGTTTGTGCGCTATACCTGCTAAAAAACGAAAAATTCCTGTTTTCCATATGGAAGCAGGAAATCGTTGTTTTGATCAAAGAGTGCCAGAGGAAACCAATAGAAAAATAGTGGACCATGTGGCGGATATTAACCTAACCTATAGCGATATAGCACGAGAATATTTACTGCGTGAAGGACTTCCGCCCGATAGAGTTATAAAAACGGGTAGTCCAATGTTTGAGGTGTTAAATCAGTTCAAAAGTAAAATTGAAGCTTCTACTGTTTTGAAAGATCTTGGACTCGAAAAAGAGAAATATTTTGTCGTTTCCTCCCACCGTGAAGAAAATATCAGCAATCCAAAAAATTTCGAAGGATTGATAGAATCTTTGAATCAGATTGCCGAAAAATATGATTATCCAGTAATCGTATCGACCCATCCAAGGACACGGAATATGCTCGATTCCAAAAATGTGAAGACACATAAGAACATCCAGTTTTTAAAACCTTTAGGCTTTTCAGATTATAATGCACTGCAAATAAACTCCTTTGCAGTATTGTCGGACAGTGGAACAATCTCGGAAGAGTCTTCCATTTTAAACTTCAGGGCGTTAAATATAAGAGAGGCCCATGAGCGTCCCGAAGCTATGGAGGAGGCATCAGTGATGATGGTTGGACTGAATCCAGAAAGAATTTTGCAGGGCTTGACCGCATTGGAAGTGCAGGAAAGAAGTCCCAAAAGAAATTTCAGGGAGGTAACAGACTACACTATGCCCAACCTAAGTGAGAAAGTAGTTCGTATTATTATCTCTTATGTGGACTACATCAACCGAGTTGTTTGGTCGAAATAGTTTTCTATGAAGAAGAAAGTTCTTTTTTTGGCACTGGGATATCCCAATGTAGCAAAGTCCACCATTCTATATACGGACTTAATGCAGGAGTTTGGCGAGAAGGGTCACGATGTCTTGGTTGTAGCGCCCGCTTACGAAAAGGGTAATTATGGTTGTAGGGTAGAGGGTAATGTGAAAGTATTGCGGGTAAAAACCCTACCACTGTTTAAGGTGGGAGCCATAAAAAAAGGTATTGCAAACCTGTTACTGCCTTATCAATATAAGCGAGCCATAAAGAAAAACGGTAACCTGGACTTTGACCTGGTAATTTTACCTACACCACCTATTACCTTGTTTTCGGTAGCCTCTTGGTTAAAAGCTAAAACAAAAGCAAAAATCTACCTGATTTTACGGGATATTTTTCCCCAAAATGCTGTGGACCTAAAAATGATGAAAGAAGATGGTTTATTCCATCGGTATTTTAGAAAACAAGAGCTAAAGTTATATCAATTAGCCGATGCGATTGGGTGTATGTCGAAAGCGAACATTGCATATGTTGAAGAGCATAACCCAACTCTTGATCGTTCAAAATTACATTTATTGCCAAATTGGGAAAAAATACCAGCTCCCATTTCTAAAGATGGAATTGAAGAGGTCAGTTCCAAATTGGGTGTTTCGGACAAATTCATGGCCATTTTTGGTGGAAACTTGGGTAAACCACAACAGTTGGAGAACATTGTTCAGTTGGCAAAAAGCTGTGAAGATATCGATGATGTTTTCTTTTTGATTTTGGGGAGCGGCACGGAGAGTGAACGCGTACGAGAATTGATTTCGAAAAATAATCTTACCAACATAAGGTTGGTGGACCGTGTTCCCAAAAAAGAATATGTTCAGATCTTGGCTGCGACGGATGTTGGACTTATTTCGTTAAGTGAAAAATTTACCATACCTAATTTTCCGTCTAAGGTGCTAACCTATTTTGGTCTTAAAAAGCCTGTGTTGGCATCATTGGATTTAAGCACAGACTTTGGACAGATGTTGGATGAGACTAAATCTGGTCTATGGTCCAAAGCTGGAGATATTGATGCCTTTAAAAAGAATTTGTTGTGGATGTACAATAACAGGGAGAAGGCCATGAAAATGGGACAAAACGGATATGATTACATGAAAAACCATTTAACACCGGAGAAGGCCTATAACACCATAATGGAAAACACATAGGTATAGCGGCTGGATAAACAAGGTAAAAGCCTGCTCATTAAAGCAGGCTTTTTGCTATTTGAAAATTTAAACAACTTAAATAAAATCGTGGAACTGATTACCTTTTGCCTATTTGATAATAGATAAAGCCAAGGTTTTCCAGCCTTTCTGCGTCAAATTGATTTCTTCCATCAAAAATGACAGGTTCTTTTAATGTAGACTTCATTTCTCCAAAATCAGGGGAGCGAAATTCTTTCCATTCTGTCAGTAACAATAATGCGTCAGCTTCTTTCAACGCTTCATATTTAGAATCGGCATAGGTTAACCCTTCAACATCTTTTAAATAGAAGGATTTCGCTTCATGTATGGCCTTAGGATCGTAAGCCTGTATTTTTGCTCCAAGAGCGGTTAATTTTTTAATGATATAAATGGATGGTGCTTCTCTCATATCGTCCGTTCCTGGCTTGAATGAAAGACCCCATATAGCAAAGGTTTTTCCAGAAAGATCCTTGCCAAAATGATTGATTACTTTGTCAGCTATAACAAATTTTTGTCTATCATTTACATCTTCTACGGCATTGAGCAATTGTGCTTCATATCCGTTTTGTTCGGCGGTTTTTTTAAGGGCTTTTACATCTTTTGGAAAACAAGACCCACCATATCCGCTTCCTGGGTAGATAAAACTATATCCAATACGGCTATCCGAACCGATGCCGATTCGCACCTTATTCACATCGGCCCCGACTAATTCACAAATATTGGCCACTTCGTTCATAAAAGATATTTTGGTGGCGAGCATGGCATTTGCGACGTATTTTGTCATTTCCGCAGAACGCACATCCATTACCAACATACGGTCCATGCTACTTCTAAAGAAAGGGGCATACAATCTGCGCATGGTTTCGGCTGTTTTTTTGTCTTCAGTACCAACAACGACACGATCTGGTTTCATGAAGTCACTGATGGCATCCCCTTCTTTAAGGAACTCAGGATTGGAAACAACATGGAATTCTATGTTTTCGCCTCTGTTGGCAAGTTCTTTGGCAATTGCAGATTTAACTTTGTCGGCAGTTCCAACAGGAACTGTGGATTTATCCACAACAATCAATGGTGTGGTCATATGTTGACCAATTTCTTTGGCCACTTGAAGAACGTATTGCAAGTCTGCAGACCCATCCTCTCCCATTGGTGTGCCCACCGCGATAAAAACCATGTCACAATCGTGTAGACACTCTTTTAATTGCGTTTGAAAATGTAGAGTTTTATTGGCAACATTGCGTACGACCATGGGTTCAAGGCCAGGTTCGTAAATGGGAACAATCCCATTTTTTAAGTTTTCGATTTTACCCTTGTCTATATCAACACATGTAACCGTATTTCCCATTTCTGCAAAACAAGTTCCGGTTACAAGACCAACATATCCAGTGCCTACTATTGTTAATTTCATGCTTTTTTACATGTTTTTTTAGTGGAATACTTTCTTCTATAAATAGATTTACAAATATGCGACAAACCTATAAAAGGGTTTTAGGCTTCTAGATAAACTTTTCATAAAACAGATAAAGTGTAATTTCCCAAAATAAAATGGTGTATTTGTCTTTGATATTATCGACCATAATAACCTTTATACCATTGGATGAATTCATCCACCCCAACTTTTACAGGCGTAGATGGTTCATAATTGTAATCTTTTTTCAATCCCGTTACATCTGCCCAGGTCCGTTTAACATCTCCGGCTTGCATAGGCAGCATTTCTTTGGTTACTTTTTTATCAAGAGAGACTTCAATAGTCTCAATAAAATCCAATAACCTCACGGATTTACTGTTTCCGATATTGTATAGATGATAGGGCTCACTATCACTGTACGCATCGGTGTAATGGTCCTCTAAAATATGAATCACACCTTCCACAATATCATCGATGTAAGTAAAATCTCTTTCTAAATCCCCATTATTAAAAACCTTGATAGGCTCATCATTAATAATTGCCTTGGTGAACAAGAACATGGCCATATCGGGCCTGCCCCAAGGGCCATATACCGTAAAGAACCGCAAACCTGTTGTTCTTAAGCCATATAAGTGGCTATAAGTGTGCGCCATCAATTCATTGCTCTTTTTTGAAGCAGCATATAGACTAACAGGATGATCTACTGAATCTGAGATTGCAAAAGGAACTTTTTTGTTTAAACCATAAACACTGGAACTACTCGCATATACCAAATGCTCCACATTATAATGCCGACAACACTCCAAAATATTGAAAAAGCCTACGATGTTGCTTTCGATGTAAGCGGTTGGGTTTTTTATACTGTAGCGGACACCTGCTTGGGCGGCAAGATGGCATACAACATCAAACTTTTCCTTTTTGAAAAGTTGACCGAGATATTCTTTATCCTGAACATCCATGCGAACAAAACGAAAATTATCCAAAGATTCGCTACGGGTTATCTCTTTGAATTTTTTTGCACTATCTGAATTTATTCCCAATTGATTTAATCGGCCAAGCTTTAGATTAACATCATAGTAATCATTCAAATTGTCTAGCCCGAATACAGAATGTCCGTGTTCCATCAATTTCTTTGAAACATGAAAACCAATAAAGCCTGCAGCACCTGTTACCAAAATTTTCATACCACTTATTATGTATCAAATCTAAAGAATTATTAATTCCCGAGCGAAGCATAATTTGTGAAGGATGTTTATGAACGAAATCACTTGGTTTAAACATAACAAGAACAAGATATAAATACTTAATTATTAGATTTTTAAGACTACTTTTTTAAAAATTAAAAAAGCAACTTCACCTTAAATATCTTTCGGTTTTCATTGTCCACTACTTAAAATGCCACACATTTTCATTACCCAAAATCTGATTGAAAAATCATCATTAACAAGCACTTAATCGATTATTTTTTGCCTTTGGCGAATAGTATTCAAAAATAATCCGACAGCATGATTTTCCTCTTACTTTTACTAGGGAGAAATAAAATTCCTTCCTACTTATATCAACCCAAAACCGAAATGAAAACTGTAGTATTGAAGAAAATTTGGTTATCGCCACCACATATGGGTGGAAACGAGGAAACCTATGTAAAAGAAGCTTTTGATACTAATTGGATTGCTCCCTTGGGACCGAATGTCCAGCAATTTGAAAAATCCATACAAGACTTTGTGAAAAATGATGTCCATGCAGCTTGTCTGAGCTCGGGTACAAGTGCCATACATTTGGGCTTGGAGATTCTCGGAGTTGGTCAAGGAGATGAAGTAATATGTCAAAGCTTCACTTTTGCGGCATCGGCAAACCCAATAACCTATTTGGGAGCATCACCCATTTTTGTGGATAGTGAAGAGGAAACTTGGAACATATCACCGGTTCTCTTGGAAGAGGCCATCAAAGATAGAATGGACAAAGGAAAAAAACCAAAAGCCATTGTTGCAGTACATTTATATGGAATGCCATACAAGGTAGATGAGGTCCATGCCATAGCAAGAAAATATGAAATTCCAGTAATAGAGGATAGTGCAGAGGCTTTAGGTAGTTCTTACAGAGGATTTAATTGTGGTAGTTTTGGTGAAATAGGTATTTTATCTTTTAATGGAAACAAAATCATTACTACTTCGGGTGGTGGAGCTCTCCTTTGCAAAGATTTAAAAATAAAAGAGAAAGCAATTTTTTTGGCAACTCAGGCCAGAGATAATGCACCTCATTATCAGCATTCGCATATTGGATATAATTATAGGATGAGTAACGTACTGGCTGGCATTGGTCGCGGACAAATGGAAGTTCTTGAAAACAGGGTGAAGGCAAGACGCCAAAATTTTGAATTTTACAAAGAAAATCTATCAGCATTACCAGAATTGAATTAGTCAACGAACCAGCAGGTAGTTACTCCAATCGATGGTTAACCTGTATACTGACCCCTTCTTTTGATGTGCGGGAAAAAATAAGAATGGCTCTTGAAAGTGAGAATATTGAATCAAGACCATTATGGAAGCCAATGCACTTACAGCCGGTTTTCTGTGATAATGTTTCGTTTGAGAACGGAGTAAGTAAAGCTCTTTTTGAAAGAGGTCTATGCTTGCCCAGTGGTTCCAGTCTAGAGATTGAAGATTTGGAAAGAGTTTGTGGAATCATTAAAAACATATTCAAATGATCAAGGAATTCTTTTTTAGAACCGGTAGGCGTTACGCCTCAAAATGGACGGTACTTTTAATTGACCTTGGTATTGTTTCGTTTTCGTTTATATTGGCTTATTTTATAAGATTCAACCTGAGTTTTAATTTCGATGTACAGCGTTTATGGACTCAACTTCCTATAGTTGTTCTCTTGTTTTTAGTTGCTTTTTTAATCTCTGGGAGTTACAAGGGGGTTGTTAGGCATACAGGCATTAAAGATGTTTATGCCATTTTCAACGCAGTTTGTTTGGCCAGTATAGGGGCTATTGCCGTAGTATTGGCGAATCGATATATGCAATTGGTAGATGGGTTTACAATTCCACTTTCAATCATCATCATTAATAGTCTGTTGACCTTTATTGCCCTTTCTGCGTCCAGATATGTTTTTAAAATCGCTTTTGAAAGCTTAATGAACAGAGGAAGGACCCCATCAAAAAACCTCATCATCTATGGTGCTGGGGAGTCTGGGATTATTACATATAATACCTTGACCAATCATTCCAAAATGGGAGTTAAGGTCATTGGTTTTGTAGACAATAACCTTCAGAAGGTAGGTAAACAGATAAATGGGGTGAAAGTATTCGATAAATCTATTCTTACCGAAGACTTTGTAAAGTTCAATAACATTTCTGAAGTAATTTTTTCTATTCAGACCATCAATCCAAAACAGCTTAGGACGTTGGTCAATGAAATTGTTGACCTGCCCGTTAAAGTTAAAATCGTACCTCCTGTTGAGGATTGGATAAATGGGGAGCTAAAGGTGTCTCAGATCAAAAGAGTACAAATTGAAGATCTTCTAGATAGGCCACCGATTGAAATTAAGAATAGCAAAATTGAAAAAGATTTTGATGACAAGGTGATTATGGTTACCGGCGGGGCCGGATCTATTGGCAGTGAACTGGTACGTCAGATTTGCA is drawn from Flagellimonas sp. MMG031 and contains these coding sequences:
- a CDS encoding UDP-glucose/GDP-mannose dehydrogenase family protein yields the protein MKLTIVGTGYVGLVTGTCFAEMGNTVTCVDIDKGKIENLKNGIVPIYEPGLEPMVVRNVANKTLHFQTQLKECLHDCDMVFIAVGTPMGEDGSADLQYVLQVAKEIGQHMTTPLIVVDKSTVPVGTADKVKSAIAKELANRGENIEFHVVSNPEFLKEGDAISDFMKPDRVVVGTEDKKTAETMRRLYAPFFRSSMDRMLVMDVRSAEMTKYVANAMLATKISFMNEVANICELVGADVNKVRIGIGSDSRIGYSFIYPGSGYGGSCFPKDVKALKKTAEQNGYEAQLLNAVEDVNDRQKFVIADKVINHFGKDLSGKTFAIWGLSFKPGTDDMREAPSIYIIKKLTALGAKIQAYDPKAIHEAKSFYLKDVEGLTYADSKYEALKEADALLLLTEWKEFRSPDFGEMKSTLKEPVIFDGRNQFDAERLENLGFIYYQIGKR
- a CDS encoding NAD-dependent epimerase — translated: MKILVTGAAGFIGFHVSKKLMEHGHSVFGLDNLNDYYDVNLKLGRLNQLGINSDSAKKFKEITRSESLDNFRFVRMDVQDKEYLGQLFKKEKFDVVCHLAAQAGVRYSIKNPTAYIESNIVGFFNILECCRHYNVEHLVYASSSSVYGLNKKVPFAISDSVDHPVSLYAASKKSNELMAHTYSHLYGLRTTGLRFFTVYGPWGRPDMAMFLFTKAIINDEPIKVFNNGDLERDFTYIDDIVEGVIHILEDHYTDAYSDSEPYHLYNIGNSKSVRLLDFIETIEVSLDKKVTKEMLPMQAGDVKRTWADVTGLKKDYNYEPSTPVKVGVDEFIQWYKGYYGR